CAGATCTCCAATGTACTTATTTTCACTAAGATATACTTCCCACAAGGATCTTAGGTATGAATCTTCTTTTATGTCCTCGATTATTTCCTCATAGTCTTTCATTATCTCCTGACTTCCTCTTTTCTTTTAGGCTCTTTCTATTGCTTTTTTTAAAGTTTCATAGTTTATCTCATCTTTTTTTAGTTTGTAGAGGGTGTATAGGGCGTAAAAGTCTCTCATTCGTGTCGTTGCTATATTTCTTCTACAACTTCATATTATATTAGCCAATATCCCATCATTGATTTCCTGAAATCAAAAAAGCACCTATCATTTTGTAAAATAGGTGCCAAAATTTATTTTTTAACTTTTAACTTCTTAATAACCAATAATCCAATTACAACCGTTAACCAATAACAAACCTCACATAGAAATAATATTAATAATATTTCTTTTGTATGAGTCTTATTTATATCATATTTCAAAAAATAAGAAACACCAAAAATAAAAAGCCCAAATATGTTATACAGAAAGGCTTTTAAGAACGTATTTTTCTTCTCTGCCAGACTTCTTATCTTGCCCTTTATACTCTCGATATTAATCACGATAATACCTCCATGTATTTTCTAATTTCATTTTCTATTTTAAATAATTTACTGTATTTTATGAGTCGTCTTAGATTTTTATTTTCTGATTTAAAGTATCTTTTTATGGCTTCTGTAAAAATTTGCTTATCTATTTTTTCTCTGTCGATTATGATATCGCAAATTGTTCGATCTATATCGTAAACTGGAATAAGGTTGCCTTGCGGTGATTTTATTTCTGTCTTTCCTAGTTCGTATAAGTCTTTTTTTACATAGTGAACTTGTAGATCCTCATATCTTTTTTTGATATGGCTTGCATTATAGCCTTGGGGCACAGATATATGAAATACATTTGGAGTTCTATCTGATAGGTCGTGGAGATAGAGGGCTGTTTGATGTGAAAATATAATTCGATTACTATTTGATGATATTAAAACAAAATCGTCTATTACTTTTCCTTTTAATTGATATAGACCTGGTCTTAATCTTTCTAATTGTCCGATTTTTGTTAATTCTGATAGATTATGCCTAGTATATCCAAGTTCTTCTGCTTCTTTGTTGGTGATTACTAAATTTTCTTGGATATATTCTTTAAGTGTATTCATAGTCCGCCTCCTCTCGTTTACGCTTTTATTATATGTTATAAAAGCGAATATGTAAAGTTACTTATGAGTTTTCCATTTTTTGAAAAAGGATGTAACGAATCCTTACTCCCTTTCTAAAATTATTCTTTCTTAACTCAATATTACTAATATTATTATAGTTACTCTCCGATTTTCGGATTTCTAGAAATCTGTTATTCGGAGTTCTTAAATTCCGATTTTCGGAAGTCTGGACTTCTGATTTCAGAGATCAGATTTTGTATTATTAGTTATATTTAAAATTTATATACACTCACTTCTTAGAAAAAAAGAGCAGCCTTTTAAGCTACTCTTGTAGAAAGTATAAAATGGGTTTTATCTTATTATATTTTTCTTTGTGTCTCCTCATACCAGTTGCAAAACTACTCTTACGTCCATGTAGTTTTTTTGGGTCTTTTTGACGTATCCTTCTTCATCTTTATCGAAGACAAAATGCTTATAAAACTGCTTAAAATGCAGGATTTCTAAGTTTACATCTTTTGTATCAA
This window of the Anaerococcus mediterraneensis genome carries:
- a CDS encoding type IV toxin-antitoxin system AbiEi family antitoxin domain-containing protein — encoded protein: MNTLKEYIQENLVITNKEAEELGYTRHNLSELTKIGQLERLRPGLYQLKGKVIDDFVLISSNSNRIIFSHQTALYLHDLSDRTPNVFHISVPQGYNASHIKKRYEDLQVHYVKKDLYELGKTEIKSPQGNLIPVYDIDRTICDIIIDREKIDKQIFTEAIKRYFKSENKNLRRLIKYSKLFKIENEIRKYMEVLS